Proteins encoded together in one Marinithermus hydrothermalis DSM 14884 window:
- a CDS encoding RsmE family RNA methyltransferase, translating to MRPHRVYVPKITPEVRVWGREARHLLEVLRARVGDTVTVFDGQGLEGRAVLAAVEEGAAHLRVEETWSTDREVGVPVVLYAALLKGDKLADVLRAVTELGVTRFTPLITERSIPKEMDSCKKVG from the coding sequence ATGCGGCCGCACCGGGTGTACGTACCCAAGATCACCCCGGAGGTCCGGGTCTGGGGCCGGGAGGCCCGGCACCTCCTCGAGGTCCTGCGCGCGCGCGTGGGCGATACCGTCACGGTCTTCGACGGGCAGGGCCTCGAGGGCCGCGCCGTCCTGGCCGCGGTCGAGGAGGGCGCGGCGCACCTCAGGGTGGAGGAGACCTGGTCGACCGACCGCGAGGTGGGCGTGCCGGTGGTGCTCTACGCCGCCCTGCTCAAGGGCGACAAACTCGCGGACGTGCTGCGCGCGGTGACGGAGCTCGGCGTGACCCGGTTCACCCCCCTCATCACCGAGCGGAGCATCCCGAAGGAGATGGACTCATGTAAAAAAGTCGGTTGA
- a CDS encoding 50S ribosomal protein L11 methyltransferase: MHVFRLTGDFETLDAYTPLFFDLGARGMEEKEGEVWVYFPTRVELPLPGEWLELEDEDWLEAWKRDLQPVRAGPFVVLAPWHTWEGPERRIVLEPGMAFGTGHHETTRMALEALAREPIHGARVLDLGTGSGILAIAAAMRGAEVLGVDVDASVIPQAEANARRNQAPARFKVGSLEAAEPPYDLVVANLYAELHQTLAPRYAEILRPGGRALLTGILAEREAGVLRAMEDAGFSLLSRRQEGEWVLLAFRYSPED, translated from the coding sequence ATGCACGTCTTCCGCTTAACAGGCGACTTCGAAACCCTGGACGCGTACACCCCCCTCTTCTTCGACCTCGGGGCCCGCGGTATGGAGGAGAAAGAAGGCGAGGTCTGGGTGTACTTTCCCACCCGCGTCGAGCTGCCCTTGCCCGGCGAGTGGCTCGAGCTGGAGGACGAGGACTGGCTCGAGGCCTGGAAGCGCGACCTCCAACCCGTACGCGCCGGGCCGTTCGTTGTGCTGGCTCCCTGGCACACGTGGGAAGGCCCGGAGCGGCGCATCGTCCTCGAGCCCGGCATGGCCTTCGGCACGGGGCACCACGAGACCACGCGCATGGCCCTCGAGGCGCTGGCCCGTGAGCCGATCCACGGAGCGCGCGTGCTGGACCTGGGAACCGGGTCGGGCATCCTCGCCATCGCGGCGGCCATGCGGGGCGCGGAGGTCCTCGGAGTGGACGTGGACGCGAGCGTTATCCCCCAGGCGGAGGCCAACGCCCGGCGCAACCAGGCCCCGGCCCGGTTCAAGGTGGGGAGCCTCGAGGCCGCTGAGCCCCCGTATGACCTGGTGGTCGCGAACCTCTACGCCGAGCTGCACCAGACCCTCGCACCCCGGTACGCCGAGATCCTCCGTCCCGGAGGGCGCGCCCTCCTCACCGGCATCCTGGCCGAGCGAGAGGCGGGCGTCCTCCGCGCGATGGAGGACGCGGGGTTCTCCCTCCTCTCCCGCAGGCAGGAAGGGGAGTGGGTCCTCCTCGCCTTCCGTTACAGCCCGGAGGACTAG
- a CDS encoding metal ABC transporter substrate-binding protein, with translation MHTLIWTLLLSLSPWGLAQANPTYVATIPPLKMILEPLVQGRAEVTALLPPGASPHTFEPRPSDLRRLTNAQALFYVAPEFDGWAARLPAQTRVEVLPLVPEAYRRHFTAGEEHAGETDRHGGTDPHFWTDPLTVQATLPALVDALCELDPPGCPQYQENATAFAAELEALAEELEAKLAPLEGRPVLLFHESLGYFLDRYGLRVAAVLEPFPGKEPTPRYLKEILKTVREAGVRAVFTEPQLPKRPAEVIAEAAGIRLHVLDPLGGTEGRATYPELMRYNARALLEALE, from the coding sequence ATGCATACCCTGATCTGGACGCTCCTGCTCAGCCTGAGTCCCTGGGGGCTGGCCCAGGCGAACCCCACTTACGTGGCCACAATCCCGCCCCTCAAGATGATCCTGGAACCGCTGGTCCAGGGCCGCGCCGAGGTCACGGCCCTCCTCCCCCCCGGAGCCTCGCCGCACACCTTTGAGCCCCGCCCATCGGACCTCAGGCGGCTCACAAACGCTCAGGCCTTGTTCTACGTTGCGCCTGAATTCGACGGGTGGGCCGCGCGCCTCCCCGCCCAAACGCGCGTCGAGGTACTTCCCCTCGTGCCCGAGGCGTACCGCCGGCACTTCACCGCGGGCGAGGAGCACGCCGGAGAAACCGATCGCCACGGAGGTACCGACCCCCACTTCTGGACGGACCCCCTCACGGTGCAGGCCACCCTCCCCGCCCTGGTGGACGCCCTATGCGAACTGGACCCGCCAGGATGCCCCCAGTACCAAGAGAACGCCACCGCCTTCGCCGCCGAACTCGAGGCCCTCGCTGAGGAACTCGAGGCTAAGCTTGCGCCCCTCGAGGGTCGGCCCGTGCTCCTGTTCCACGAGTCCCTGGGGTACTTCCTGGACCGGTACGGCCTTAGGGTCGCCGCGGTCCTCGAGCCCTTCCCCGGAAAAGAACCCACCCCCCGGTACCTGAAGGAGATCCTGAAAACCGTGCGGGAGGCCGGCGTGCGGGCCGTGTTCACCGAACCCCAACTCCCCAAGCGCCCCGCCGAGGTCATCGCGGAAGCCGCGGGGATCCGCCTGCACGTCCTCGACCCCCTGGGGGGAACGGAAGGGCGCGCGACCTACCCCGAACTCATGCGGTATAACGCCCGCGCCTTGCTCGAGGCTCTCGAGTGA